The following nucleotide sequence is from Deltaproteobacteria bacterium.
TGCTGGATCAAGCCGTCTGGCATGACCGCGAGCAGCTCACCAGTCTCGGAGCTAAATAATTGCACGAGCCCGACGAACAATCCTTTGCCGGCGAGGGGCAATTTCTCCAAGCGCACCGAGCCAAACTTTTCCTGCTCTTGCACGACGTCGGAAGTCACCCGCAATGCCAGCACGCCGTATTTTTCGACGCCGCCATCGACCGATTTGAAGCTGTAGGTTGCATTGGCCAACGAGTGGGCGAGATAGGAGTGGCTGGTCGGCCGGTTGACGGCGCGGCTGTTAGCCTGCTCGCGATAGGATTCCTCCATGATCGCAAGGCAGTCTTTGATGTTGAGACCCTTTTGGACGTCATCGTTGCTGAGAATAAGCGTCACAGATTCTCCCTTCGCCGGTCAATGATTATAGCGCTTGATCAGAAATTAATGTCGAGCCTTGGCAGCTTACTTCTTACCCAACTCCTTGAACGCTTCGTTCAAATAACTCATATCGACAAACTTAGACGCGTCCGGTACCGGCGTTTTGCTGCCGGTCTGTTCGTAGTAAGTGCGGATGTTGTGCTTCATGCCTTCCATGGTGGGCTCGCCGTCGTAGGGCCAGATGCGGTTTTGTGTGTAGTACTCCCAGCCTTTTAACGCGTGGGCGGGCTTGAGCTGGATTTCCTTCGACAGGAACTCGACCGTGGCGTCGCGGTTGTTGTGCATCCAGCGTAGCGATTGCACCATGCCTTTCATGAAGCGCACCATAAGCGGTCGGTTCTTCTCGGCCCAGGAGCGGCGCACGGCCAGCGCCGCGGATTGGAACTGCGGCACGAAGTCGAGCAGCCGGCCAATGGTGTTGAAACCTTGCTCTTCGGCGGCGAAGTTGAGCGGCACGGCCACGGTGGTCGCCGAGATTTGTCCGGATTGCATCGCTGCCAAATTCCCAGGCGAGCCGCCAGCGACAACGAGTATCCTGTAGTCGCGCGGATACTCCAAGCCTTTTTGCCGCATCGCTTCGCGGAAGGCAGTGACTGTGCCGCCAGTCAATGACGACGAGCCCACGGTTGTGCCGCGCAAATCTTCGAAGGTCTTGTATTTTTTGCCGGCAATGATGGCTGCCGTCAGACCATTGATCACGCCGCCGGTGATGATGAAGTCTAGGCCGCGGTCGCTCGATTCCATGAACGGCTCGGGCCCGCCGGAGCCGATATGAATCGATCCTGAAGCGAGAGCCTGGACGACCATCGGCATGCCGCGGAGAACCACGACTTGCACGTCCAACCCTTGCTGTTCGAAAAAGCCCTTTTTCCAGCCGACCCAGAGCGGGCTATAGCCGAGCGTCTTGCTCGATGGGCCGACGAAAATCTTGGGCTTGTCCTGCGCGAGCGCGCGCCCGCCGCAGAGCGCGACCAAGGCTATAACCAGCGCTAATAGTCTTTGTTTCATTGTTGACCTCACGGCGCGCGCTTTCCAGATTCCAAATTCCAGATTATTTAGGATCAGAAGTTCCGCCGATTTGAAATTTGTGATCTGTCACTTCTTTCGCGATTCCAGATTCCAAATTCCAGATTACAAATTGTTTCGGATTCGGAGTCCCCCTAATCTGGAATGTGGAATCTGTAATCTGGAATTTCTATTGCCAGAGCTTTTTGAAAAATCCTTCGCGCTCTAATTCTTCAACATAACGATTCTCGTAGAACGCCTTCAGCGGGGTCTTTTGCGCGACATTGGCATCGATCATGCGCGATGTCGCGAGTTGATCGACCATGAGCTGCATCGCCTCGGGCGGTGTTTTGAAGTCTTTGAAAAAGCTATCGATGCCCCAGCGGTAGCTCTCGTCGAGCGACTTGGCGTCGGTGACTTTGGTGTATTTGCTCAACGTCTTGAGCGCGAATTCTTTGTCGTCGTGCATGCGCTTCAAGCCCTCGGCGATGGACCTGATGAACCGTTTGACGACGTCTGGGTTCTTCTCCGCCCAGGTGCGTTTGGCCATCACGCCGTTCTCGGGAAAGCGCAGGTTCAACTCTTTCAGTTGCTTGGCGCCGACGATTTCGCGAAAGCCTTTTTCCCTGAGGATGATGTTATTGGGCGGATTAACCATGGCGCCTTCGACGTTGCCGGTCATGATCGCGGCCATGGATTCCGGGATCCCGCCAGTTTGAATGATCGTCACGTCGCCAACCCGCGCCCGGCGCAAGATCGAATCTGCGGTTAAGTGCGACACCGCGCCGATGCGGCTGACACCGACTTTTTTGCCGCGCAATTGCTGCAAGCTGGTGATCGACGGTTGCACATACATGGGCGTCGTGAACGTGTGGGTGATGCAGGCGACCGGGATGACATCGCCGCCTTGCAGGACGTTGGTAACAGCCGTCGGGCCCAAGCCGCCGGCCAGTTGATTTTCACCGGCGAGAATCGATTGCACCATGATCGGCGACGCGCCTTCGAAATACATGTCGACGTCGAGCCGGTTTTTTTCAAAGTAG
It contains:
- a CDS encoding ABC transporter substrate-binding protein, translating into MKQRLLALVIALVALCGGRALAQDKPKIFVGPSSKTLGYSPLWVGWKKGFFEQQGLDVQVVVLRGMPMVVQALASGSIHIGSGGPEPFMESSDRGLDFIITGGVINGLTAAIIAGKKYKTFEDLRGTTVGSSSLTGGTVTAFREAMRQKGLEYPRDYRILVVAGGSPGNLAAMQSGQISATTVAVPLNFAAEEQGFNTIGRLLDFVPQFQSAALAVRRSWAEKNRPLMVRFMKGMVQSLRWMHNNRDATVEFLSKEIQLKPAHALKGWEYYTQNRIWPYDGEPTMEGMKHNIRTYYEQTGSKTPVPDASKFVDMSYLNEAFKELGKK
- a CDS encoding ABC transporter substrate-binding protein; the protein is MGHSLMKLAIALVFVFVSTATLSAAEKLDKVRFTYAPLSASGFLWFIAKDAGYFEKNRLDVDMYFEGASPIMVQSILAGENQLAGGLGPTAVTNVLQGGDVIPVACITHTFTTPMYVQPSITSLQQLRGKKVGVSRIGAVSHLTADSILRRARVGDVTIIQTGGIPESMAAIMTGNVEGAMVNPPNNIILREKGFREIVGAKQLKELNLRFPENGVMAKRTWAEKNPDVVKRFIRSIAEGLKRMHDDKEFALKTLSKYTKVTDAKSLDESYRWGIDSFFKDFKTPPEAMQLMVDQLATSRMIDANVAQKTPLKAFYENRYVEELEREGFFKKLWQ